The genomic segment TTGCGTTGGATGCTGATATTGATACTGCTCTCTATTACAACGCATAATAGATGTTTCTATTTTTCCAACTTTTACTGACTGAAATAAATTAACTCCTCTTTTTGCACCTTGATGTTTTCTTGCTGTTATTTCATATTTTCTTTTAGTTTCATAATTAAACTCTTTGATGCCTGTTTCTATATATTTAATAACATCATCTTTATCTTTACTGTTTAATGCACTTCTTAAACCTTTCCAAATATCTATAATTCTATCTAATTTATTTTTATTAATTTGATATTCTAAATAGTCAACATATTCCTTTCTTAAATTAGCATTCCCTAAACTGCGAAAAGAAATATCTTCATGTATTCTTAAAAAATTATTTAGATAATTAGAAGCATTTTCTTTTTCCCATACAGCATTTTCTTTAAACTTGAAACCTAATTTGTCAAGCATTAAGTTCCATCTGAAAAAAGCATCTCCTCTTCCAAAAAATGCTATCATAGAATTATTTTTTAATAATCTTTTCCATTCTCCAAATACTTTATCTTCATTGAAAGGTATATCTAGTTTATGCTTTAAATATAAATACGGTGGATCTGATGCTACAGCATTTATAGAATTACTTTCTAATTCTTCCATAACCTCTTCACAATTTCCCTTAAGTAAAGTACAGTTTCCAATAACAACTTTCCTAACCATAAAAAGCTCCTGAATTATTTTTTTTCTTATAGTTATAAAATATTATATTACTTATTATTAATATATATTTTTAACTAAAATATACTATTAGGAGTATAAATGCCCGATAAAGCTAAAAAAGCCCCAAAAAACGCCCAAAATAAGCCAAAAAAAGCCGTTAAAATACCAAATCCGCCAGAATATTTTTGTGGGTATTCTTTAAAAAAATGGAAAGAACTTGCTCCTATTTTTGCTGAAAAAAATATGCTTGGAGATGCCGATTTATCAGCATTTGAACTTTTATGTCTGCATTATGGTGATGCTATGAATCTTTATGAAGCTATGATTAATGAAGGCGGTTCTATAGCTGGATATTTAGCAGGTAAAAACTCNACTAAAATATACTATTAGGAGTATAAATGCCCGATAAAGC from the Brachyspira suanatina genome contains:
- a CDS encoding DNA-methyltransferase, which translates into the protein MVRKVVIGNCTLLKGNCEEVMEELESNSINAVASDPPYLYLKHKLDIPFNEDKVFGEWKRLLKNNSMIAFFGRGDAFFRWNLMLDKLGFKFKENAVWEKENASNYLNNFLRIHEDISFRSLGNANLRKEYVDYLEYQINKNKLDRIIDIWKGLRSALNSKDKDDVIKYIETGIKEFNYETKRKYEITARKHQGAKRGVNLFQSVKVGKIETSIMRCNREQYQYQHPTQKPVALMERIVKLVSDENDTILDPFMGGGSTGVACINTNRKFIGIELDDEYFDTAVKRVSKAYQDKQEELLDKKAA